The sequence CATAACGAGCCTCTCTAAAATACAACCAGAATAGTGGTTTATCACCTTTAATGTTTCCTTCGTCATCAACCTCTTCTGTAACAGGACATATCCCTATTATTCTAACATCCATTACAGATCTTTGTCTATCAAAGAACCACTCTTCTTTTAACCTATACTTCTTAATTGTAGAAGAATTAAATTCATCAGCCGTAATTTTAGGCTCAAGATCATAAGGTGGATCTGGACTTGGTACCCAAGCCGTTTCAATTGATCCAGAAATTTTATCATTAACTTCTTCTAACGACAATTCTAGACTAAAATCTTCACCAAATATAGCGTCATACGCCATTAGAGTACCATCATTCTTCAGTGCATCCAAAATCACATCTATCAACGATCTTCTACCATTTGCAGGAGTAGTTGGGTAATAGAAAATTTGGTTTTGCTTTTCGCGCAAATCGATAGTTCGCCATATTCTCTTATGCCACATCACATCCGCCTCACGCAGATGTGTCCACTTTATAACTTGTCTGTTCTGTGTATGTTCTGGTACAAAAATACCATCAAGCACCTGGGCCTCTGCTCTTATTGTCATTAACAATGTAACGACCATCAGCATTAACATACTCTTATGCATTCCAACTCTCATAGTAAATGGATTTTGGTTATTTCTCCGTATACGATAACACCCAATAAAGGTTACGTTATTTTATCTTAAAGATAATCGGGCTTAACTTCCTTTTGGTTTTATCTGGCATAGAAACTCTAATCTCTTCAAAATAAACTTTAGAACCTCTAGTCAGCTTTTTAATTAATCCAGTCATTTTTGCATTAACTCGACCACCCTTAATTTTTTCTTCTACAAGGTCACCATCAATTAAAATAGTAAGCGTGAAAGAAATCATTCTCGCGTATACATCGAAATCGAAGTTCTTCATAATTGGCGTAACTGCACCTGCAGCGGCTAACTTATTCTTAGATATCAATCCACCGGCCTGATTAGCAACCAATGGCGTTGGATCTGGAATCATTTTAACCCTAAACTCCGATTTTCCCATCGGTTTCAGATTACCGTCAAAATCGGCAGAAACGCTAATTACCGCTTTACCTGCTTTAGTCGGTTTAACAATATACTTCCCTTTACCCTTTCCTTTACGTAAGGAAGCACCTGTACAACGCGGTTTAACCTTATCATGAGCAACACCAGGTACCGAAATAGAAACTGGATTATCTAGACCAACATAAAATACATTCATTTTATCCGCAGAAACTGTTAATGAAGGTTTTGCAACGATATACGACGTACTAAAACTATATGGCTGATAATCACCATTAGGTTTCTTTATACTTATCAAGCCTTCATATTTCACTTCTCCCTCAGATCTAGCTTTTCTCGTGTAGTGACCAGATCCCCTTTTAGAACTAATTCCACTTGTATCTATAGACCCTTCTACTATAGCTAATCCACCACCTGAAGTATCTAACTTGCCTATTTCAATTTTAGGATCTTGAGTGGTATTAAATGCTGCAACAAATATTTCAGCTTCATAACTTTCTCCTAAGAAAACATAATTCGATTTAGGAATAACTCTAGCAGCCAATGTGTCAAATTTAAAGTCATCAGCAGATACTGCACTTAATAGTTTTGACACTACATCTGATTCTGCATTTCTAACATTCGATTGCAGTGATGTCAAGATAGTAATTACAGCAGAAATAGGAATATGATAAAAATTATCATCTTCCCAAGTTGGTGTACTCCCATTTGGTTTTTTTGGAGGATCCTCAGTATTCAATGCTAATTCAATCTGGGACCTCATTTTAGGAGATAACAATGCTAATAAATCATCATTATATCCTTTTAACATCAATTTCAATTCATTTGCAGACCATTTCCCCGTCTTCATAGTTGTTGGTCCTGGCTCACCAATCATAATATGAGTAGGAATATCGTAATTATCTTTTGAAGCAACATACTTTAATTTCATAGTATCCCTTCTAGGATTATCTATTTCAGTAATCTTATCCGTTTCATAGATCAAATGCAACTTCAATGCATCAATATGCTCGTACAATGCATTAGCTAACCGCTTAACTTCCTGGGCCTTATTCCAAAATGGAGTTACTTTTACAGCATCATTCATTTTCGCCTTTTCAAAAGCATTATATGCTGTTTCATTTTTCTTCATGAAGTTTTCGTTGGTAATCTCGATACCATGGTTTACAATAATAAATGCATCCAAAATATCTTTCGAAACGTTCATTGCCAATAATGCCGTAAGAACGAGGTACATCATTGCAACCATCTTCATTCTTGGCGATAGCACTTCTCCACCCATGAGTTATTGTTTTAAGGGGTTAATAATTATTTGACTAGAAAGTGCTTACTCGATTGAACCACCAGAAGTAGGTCTCGAATAATTCATTGCTGATAGCATGTTGCCATATACCGTGTTCAACGAAGACAAGTTCTCCCCAAGTGCAGAAATCTCCTCTTTGTATCGTTTGGTATCCTCTACAGAATCATGCAAGTTAGTTACCAGTTCACCTATTCCGGCGCTAAGCCTAGAAGTTGCATCTTGATATTCATTTGAACTCTGTATTTGCAACTCGTATATATTATTCAATGATTCTAAACTTTTTGCAACTTTGGATGCTTTATCACCCATAGTTTCTTCCCCATCTGCAATTGACAAAGCACTCAATGATTCGGCAGCTTTATTATATGCATCTGACAATCTCGTATTTGACTCAGCGATCGAACTTTTTGCACTAGTAAACGAGTTAGCTAAATCTCCAGCTGCTGATGAAACTACATCTTTTGCCGAACTATATGAGTTTGCTAAATCACTAACTGATCTTGATGCAGAATTAACGTTTTGAACGTATTCATTCGTTGCAACCGACGCATCTGATATGTCTGCTAAATTTGAAGCCGTGGAATCTAAACTTTTCAAACCTGCACTTAAACTTTCTATTAATTCAGGTCCAATCTTGGCTTCTTCCAACATTCGATCTAACTGTGCTGTAAGTGTGTCATCATCCATCTCCATGGCAAATCCTGTACCAGCAGGTGCAACAGCAGCAACTTCATGTGGAACACCTTCTTCTAGCTCATCAATATCATCATCATGACCATGCGCCAATTGCGGCCAAACTAGACTCCAATCTGTTTCTGCATGTGGAGGCTCAAATGCTGAAAGAAAAAATATGATTGCTTCAACCGACAAACCCGTTACAAGCATTGGACCTGCACCTGGCCAGTGCTGAATTTTAAACATCGCTCCGATAATAACAATCATCGCACCCCAACCATATACATATGCCATTAGTCTCTTACCAGGCATTGTTTGTAGCCACTCTATTGGATTCATAATTTTCCCACAGTTTTAATAGTTAATAAAATTTTCGAACGTCGAATATTGCTCATTTTTTTTACAATTCCAAGCATATCCGTACAAGATACTGCGATTATTCGCTAAGTAATTGCTTACCAAGCTTCCTACAGCACATCATGAACATCCCTTCCTAAATAGGTTCTTACACAACGAAAACCTATATAAGACTTTGCAGTATCTTGATACTCATAAGTTCTAGTACTTGTTTGCATATACATGCCTAGATCTTTCCAAGAACCACCTCTAATTACTTTCCTTTTCAACACCTCAGGATCAGCATCATCGGCTTCATAAACATAGTCTGG is a genomic window of Flavobacteriales bacterium containing:
- the gldL gene encoding gliding motility protein GldL, which codes for MNPIEWLQTMPGKRLMAYVYGWGAMIVIIGAMFKIQHWPGAGPMLVTGLSVEAIIFFLSAFEPPHAETDWSLVWPQLAHGHDDDIDELEEGVPHEVAAVAPAGTGFAMEMDDDTLTAQLDRMLEEAKIGPELIESLSAGLKSLDSTASNLADISDASVATNEYVQNVNSASRSVSDLANSYSSAKDVVSSAAGDLANSFTSAKSSIAESNTRLSDAYNKAAESLSALSIADGEETMGDKASKVAKSLESLNNIYELQIQSSNEYQDATSRLSAGIGELVTNLHDSVEDTKRYKEEISALGENLSSLNTVYGNMLSAMNYSRPTSGGSIE
- the gldN gene encoding gliding motility protein GldN, with translation MRVGMHKSMLMLMVVTLLMTIRAEAQVLDGIFVPEHTQNRQVIKWTHLREADVMWHKRIWRTIDLREKQNQIFYYPTTPANGRRSLIDVILDALKNDGTLMAYDAIFGEDFSLELSLEEVNDKISGSIETAWVPSPDPPYDLEPKITADEFNSSTIKKYRLKEEWFFDRQRSVMDVRIIGICPVTEEVDDEGNIKGDKPLFWLYFREARYVFINHETYNRQNDVERRTYDDIFWKRQFASYIIKESNVFDRKISRYTEGLDALLEADKIKYEMITKEIDYWSY
- the gldM gene encoding gliding motility protein GldM, yielding MGGEVLSPRMKMVAMMYLVLTALLAMNVSKDILDAFIIVNHGIEITNENFMKKNETAYNAFEKAKMNDAVKVTPFWNKAQEVKRLANALYEHIDALKLHLIYETDKITEIDNPRRDTMKLKYVASKDNYDIPTHIMIGEPGPTTMKTGKWSANELKLMLKGYNDDLLALLSPKMRSQIELALNTEDPPKKPNGSTPTWEDDNFYHIPISAVITILTSLQSNVRNAESDVVSKLLSAVSADDFKFDTLAARVIPKSNYVFLGESYEAEIFVAAFNTTQDPKIEIGKLDTSGGGLAIVEGSIDTSGISSKRGSGHYTRKARSEGEVKYEGLISIKKPNGDYQPYSFSTSYIVAKPSLTVSADKMNVFYVGLDNPVSISVPGVAHDKVKPRCTGASLRKGKGKGKYIVKPTKAGKAVISVSADFDGNLKPMGKSEFRVKMIPDPTPLVANQAGGLISKNKLAAAGAVTPIMKNFDFDVYARMISFTLTILIDGDLVEEKIKGGRVNAKMTGLIKKLTRGSKVYFEEIRVSMPDKTKRKLSPIIFKIK